A stretch of Elephas maximus indicus isolate mEleMax1 chromosome 20, mEleMax1 primary haplotype, whole genome shotgun sequence DNA encodes these proteins:
- the SMARCD3 gene encoding SWI/SNF-related matrix-associated actin-dependent regulator of chromatin subfamily D member 3 isoform X5 encodes MAADEVTGGARKATKSKLFEFLVHGVRPGMPSGARMPHQGAPMGPPGSPYMGSPAVRPGLAPAGMEPARKRAAPPPGQSQAQSQGQPVPTAPARSRSAKRRKMADKILPQRIRELVPESQAYMDLLAFERKLDQTIMRKRVDIQEALKRPMKQKRKLRLYISNTFNPAKPDAEDSDGSIASWELRVEGKLLDDVRPGPGLSRCPGPSKQKRKFSSFFKSLVIELDKDLYGPDNHLVEWHRTPTTQETDGFQVKRPGDLSVRCTLLLMLDYQPPQFKLDPRLARLLGLHTQSRSAIVQALWQYVKTNRLQDSHDKEYINGDKYFQQIFDCPRLKFSEIPQRLTALLLPPDPIVINHVISVDPSDQKKTACYDIDVEVEEPLKGQMSSFLLSTANQQEISALDSKIHETIESINQLKIQRDFMLSFSRDPKGYVQDLLRSQSRDLKVMTDVTGNPEEERRAEFYHQPWSQEAVSRYFYCKIQQRRQELEQSLVVRNT; translated from the exons CGCCCCGGGATGCCGTCCGGAGCCCGGATGCCCCACCAGGGGGCGCCCATGGGCCCCCCGGGCTCCCCGTACATGGGCAGCCCCGCCGTGCGCCCCGGCCTGGCCCCCGCGGGCATGGAGCCCGCCCGCAAGCGAGCAGCGCCCCCGCCCGGGCAGAGCCAGGCGCAAAGCCAGGGCCAGCCTGTGCCCACGGCGCCCGCGCGGAGCCGCAG TGCCAAGAGGAGGAAGATGGCTGACAAAATCCTCCCTCAAAGG ATTCGGGAGCTGGTCCCAGAGTCCCAGGCATACATGGACCTCCTAGCATTTGAGAGGAAACTGGATCAGACCATCATGCGGAAGCGGGTGGACATCCAGGAGGCTCTGAAGAGGCCAATGAAG CAAAAGCGGAAGCTGCGTCTTTATATCTCCAATACTTTTAACCCCGCGAAACCTGATGCTGAGGATTCAGACGGCAGCATTGCTTCCTGGGAGCTGCGGGTGGAGGGGAAGCTCCTGGATGACGTACGTCCTGGCCCAGGTCTCTCCAGGTGTCCTGGG CCCAGCAAGCAGAAGCGGAAGTTCTCTTCCTTCTTCAAGAGTTTGGTCATTGAGCTGGACAAAGACCTCTATGGTCCTGACAACCACCTAGTTGAG TGGCACCGGACACCCACCACCCAGGAGACAGATGGGTTCCAGGTGAAGCGGCCGGGGGACCTGAGCGTGCGCTGCACCCTGCTCCTCATGCTGGACTACCAG CCTCCCCAGTTCAAGTTGGACCCCCGCCTGGCCCGGCTGCTGGGACTGCACACACAGAGCCGTTCAGCCATCGTCCAGGCCCTGTGGCAGTATGTGAAGACCAACAGGCTGCAGGACTCCCACGACAAGGAATACATCAATGGAGACAAGTATTTCCAGCAG ATTTTTGATTGTCCCCGACTGAAGTTTTCTGAGATTCCCCAGCGCCTCACAGCTCTGCTGTTGCCTCCTGACCCAATTGTCATCAACCATGTCATCAG TGTGGACCCATCAGACCAGAAGAAGACGGCATGCTATGACATTGATGTGGAGGTGGAGGAGCCACTGAAGGGGCAGATGAGCAGCTTCCTCCTGTCCACGGCCAATCAGCAGGAAATCAGTGCTCTGGACAGTAAG ATCCATGAGACAATTGAGTCCATAAACCAGCTCAAGATCCAGAGGGACTTCATGCTAAGCTTCTCCAGGGACCCCAAAGGCTATGTCCAAGACCTGCTCCGCTCCCAGAGCCGGGACCTCAAG GTGATGACAGATGTAACAGGCAACCCTGAAGAGGAACGCCGGGCTGAGTTCTACCATCAGCCCTGGTCCCAGGAAGCAGTCAGCCGCTACTTCTACTGCAAG ATCCAGCAGCGCAGGCAGGAACTGGAGCAGTCGCTGGTTGTGCGCAACACCTAG
- the SMARCD3 gene encoding SWI/SNF-related matrix-associated actin-dependent regulator of chromatin subfamily D member 3 isoform X6, with protein MAADEVTGGARKATKSKLFEFLVHGVRPGMPSGARMPHQGAPMGPPGSPYMGSPAVRPGLAPAGMEPARKRAAPPPGQSQAQSQGQPVPTAPARSRSAKRRKMADKILPQRIRELVPESQAYMDLLAFERKLDQTIMRKRVDIQEALKRPMKQKRKLRLYISNTFNPAKPDAEDSDGSIASWELRVEGKLLDDPSKQKRKFSSFFKSLVIELDKDLYGPDNHLVEWHRTPTTQETDGFQVKRPGDLSVRCTLLLMLDYQPPQFKLDPRLARLLGLHTQSRSAIVQALWQYVKTNRLQDSHDKEYINGDKYFQQIFDCPRLKFSEIPQRLTALLLPPDPIVINHVISVDPSDQKKTACYDIDVEVEEPLKGQMSSFLLSTANQQEISALDSKIHETIESINQLKIQRDFMLSFSRDPKGYVQDLLRSQSRDLKVMTDVTGNPEEERRAEFYHQPWSQEAVSRYFYCKIQQRRQELEQSLVVRNT; from the exons CGCCCCGGGATGCCGTCCGGAGCCCGGATGCCCCACCAGGGGGCGCCCATGGGCCCCCCGGGCTCCCCGTACATGGGCAGCCCCGCCGTGCGCCCCGGCCTGGCCCCCGCGGGCATGGAGCCCGCCCGCAAGCGAGCAGCGCCCCCGCCCGGGCAGAGCCAGGCGCAAAGCCAGGGCCAGCCTGTGCCCACGGCGCCCGCGCGGAGCCGCAG TGCCAAGAGGAGGAAGATGGCTGACAAAATCCTCCCTCAAAGG ATTCGGGAGCTGGTCCCAGAGTCCCAGGCATACATGGACCTCCTAGCATTTGAGAGGAAACTGGATCAGACCATCATGCGGAAGCGGGTGGACATCCAGGAGGCTCTGAAGAGGCCAATGAAG CAAAAGCGGAAGCTGCGTCTTTATATCTCCAATACTTTTAACCCCGCGAAACCTGATGCTGAGGATTCAGACGGCAGCATTGCTTCCTGGGAGCTGCGGGTGGAGGGGAAGCTCCTGGATGAC CCCAGCAAGCAGAAGCGGAAGTTCTCTTCCTTCTTCAAGAGTTTGGTCATTGAGCTGGACAAAGACCTCTATGGTCCTGACAACCACCTAGTTGAG TGGCACCGGACACCCACCACCCAGGAGACAGATGGGTTCCAGGTGAAGCGGCCGGGGGACCTGAGCGTGCGCTGCACCCTGCTCCTCATGCTGGACTACCAG CCTCCCCAGTTCAAGTTGGACCCCCGCCTGGCCCGGCTGCTGGGACTGCACACACAGAGCCGTTCAGCCATCGTCCAGGCCCTGTGGCAGTATGTGAAGACCAACAGGCTGCAGGACTCCCACGACAAGGAATACATCAATGGAGACAAGTATTTCCAGCAG ATTTTTGATTGTCCCCGACTGAAGTTTTCTGAGATTCCCCAGCGCCTCACAGCTCTGCTGTTGCCTCCTGACCCAATTGTCATCAACCATGTCATCAG TGTGGACCCATCAGACCAGAAGAAGACGGCATGCTATGACATTGATGTGGAGGTGGAGGAGCCACTGAAGGGGCAGATGAGCAGCTTCCTCCTGTCCACGGCCAATCAGCAGGAAATCAGTGCTCTGGACAGTAAG ATCCATGAGACAATTGAGTCCATAAACCAGCTCAAGATCCAGAGGGACTTCATGCTAAGCTTCTCCAGGGACCCCAAAGGCTATGTCCAAGACCTGCTCCGCTCCCAGAGCCGGGACCTCAAG GTGATGACAGATGTAACAGGCAACCCTGAAGAGGAACGCCGGGCTGAGTTCTACCATCAGCCCTGGTCCCAGGAAGCAGTCAGCCGCTACTTCTACTGCAAG ATCCAGCAGCGCAGGCAGGAACTGGAGCAGTCGCTGGTTGTGCGCAACACCTAG
- the SMARCD3 gene encoding SWI/SNF-related matrix-associated actin-dependent regulator of chromatin subfamily D member 3 isoform X2 — translation MAADEVTGGARKATKSKLFEFLVHGVRPGMPSGARMPHQGAPMGPPGSPYMGSPAVRPGLAPAGMEPARKRAAPPPGQSQAQSQGQPVPTAPARSRSAKRRKMADKILPQRIRELVPESQAYMDLLAFERKLDQTIMRKRVDIQEALKRPMKQKRKLRLYISNTFNPAKPDAEDSDGSIASWELRVEGKLLDDPSKQKRKFSSFFKSLVIELDKDLYGPDNHLVEWHRTPTTQETDGFQVKRPGDLSVRCTLLLMLDYQPPQFKLDPRLARLLGLHTQSRSAIVQALWQYVKTNRLQDSHDKEYINGDKYFQQIFDCPRLKFSEIPQRLTALLLPPDPIVINHVISVDPSDQKKTACYDIDVEVEEPLKGQMSSFLLSTANQQEISALDSKIHETIESINQLKIQRDFMLSFSRDPKGYVQDLLRSQSRDLKVMTDVTGNPEEERRAEFYHQPWSQEAVSRYFYCKVGQTLVPQTRSLLHYRRNCPPQICQLPLPTLHGDFPTTPPSTREELSRGKG, via the exons CGCCCCGGGATGCCGTCCGGAGCCCGGATGCCCCACCAGGGGGCGCCCATGGGCCCCCCGGGCTCCCCGTACATGGGCAGCCCCGCCGTGCGCCCCGGCCTGGCCCCCGCGGGCATGGAGCCCGCCCGCAAGCGAGCAGCGCCCCCGCCCGGGCAGAGCCAGGCGCAAAGCCAGGGCCAGCCTGTGCCCACGGCGCCCGCGCGGAGCCGCAG TGCCAAGAGGAGGAAGATGGCTGACAAAATCCTCCCTCAAAGG ATTCGGGAGCTGGTCCCAGAGTCCCAGGCATACATGGACCTCCTAGCATTTGAGAGGAAACTGGATCAGACCATCATGCGGAAGCGGGTGGACATCCAGGAGGCTCTGAAGAGGCCAATGAAG CAAAAGCGGAAGCTGCGTCTTTATATCTCCAATACTTTTAACCCCGCGAAACCTGATGCTGAGGATTCAGACGGCAGCATTGCTTCCTGGGAGCTGCGGGTGGAGGGGAAGCTCCTGGATGAC CCCAGCAAGCAGAAGCGGAAGTTCTCTTCCTTCTTCAAGAGTTTGGTCATTGAGCTGGACAAAGACCTCTATGGTCCTGACAACCACCTAGTTGAG TGGCACCGGACACCCACCACCCAGGAGACAGATGGGTTCCAGGTGAAGCGGCCGGGGGACCTGAGCGTGCGCTGCACCCTGCTCCTCATGCTGGACTACCAG CCTCCCCAGTTCAAGTTGGACCCCCGCCTGGCCCGGCTGCTGGGACTGCACACACAGAGCCGTTCAGCCATCGTCCAGGCCCTGTGGCAGTATGTGAAGACCAACAGGCTGCAGGACTCCCACGACAAGGAATACATCAATGGAGACAAGTATTTCCAGCAG ATTTTTGATTGTCCCCGACTGAAGTTTTCTGAGATTCCCCAGCGCCTCACAGCTCTGCTGTTGCCTCCTGACCCAATTGTCATCAACCATGTCATCAG TGTGGACCCATCAGACCAGAAGAAGACGGCATGCTATGACATTGATGTGGAGGTGGAGGAGCCACTGAAGGGGCAGATGAGCAGCTTCCTCCTGTCCACGGCCAATCAGCAGGAAATCAGTGCTCTGGACAGTAAG ATCCATGAGACAATTGAGTCCATAAACCAGCTCAAGATCCAGAGGGACTTCATGCTAAGCTTCTCCAGGGACCCCAAAGGCTATGTCCAAGACCTGCTCCGCTCCCAGAGCCGGGACCTCAAG GTGATGACAGATGTAACAGGCAACCCTGAAGAGGAACGCCGGGCTGAGTTCTACCATCAGCCCTGGTCCCAGGAAGCAGTCAGCCGCTACTTCTACTGCAAGGTAGGGCAGACTCTCGTACCCCAGACTCGCTCTCTCCTCCACTACAGGAGAAACTGCCCTCCTCAGATTTGCCAGTTGCCCTTGCCCACTCTGCATGGTGACTTTCCCACCACACCCCCCTCCACCAGGGAGGAGCTCTCCCGAGGCAAGGGGTAG
- the SMARCD3 gene encoding SWI/SNF-related matrix-associated actin-dependent regulator of chromatin subfamily D member 3 isoform X1, producing MAADEVTGGARKATKSKLFEFLVHGVRPGMPSGARMPHQGAPMGPPGSPYMGSPAVRPGLAPAGMEPARKRAAPPPGQSQAQSQGQPVPTAPARSRSAKRRKMADKILPQRIRELVPESQAYMDLLAFERKLDQTIMRKRVDIQEALKRPMKQKRKLRLYISNTFNPAKPDAEDSDGSIASWELRVEGKLLDDVRPGPGLSRCPGPSKQKRKFSSFFKSLVIELDKDLYGPDNHLVEWHRTPTTQETDGFQVKRPGDLSVRCTLLLMLDYQPPQFKLDPRLARLLGLHTQSRSAIVQALWQYVKTNRLQDSHDKEYINGDKYFQQIFDCPRLKFSEIPQRLTALLLPPDPIVINHVISVDPSDQKKTACYDIDVEVEEPLKGQMSSFLLSTANQQEISALDSKIHETIESINQLKIQRDFMLSFSRDPKGYVQDLLRSQSRDLKVMTDVTGNPEEERRAEFYHQPWSQEAVSRYFYCKVGQTLVPQTRSLLHYRRNCPPQICQLPLPTLHGDFPTTPPSTREELSRGKG from the exons CGCCCCGGGATGCCGTCCGGAGCCCGGATGCCCCACCAGGGGGCGCCCATGGGCCCCCCGGGCTCCCCGTACATGGGCAGCCCCGCCGTGCGCCCCGGCCTGGCCCCCGCGGGCATGGAGCCCGCCCGCAAGCGAGCAGCGCCCCCGCCCGGGCAGAGCCAGGCGCAAAGCCAGGGCCAGCCTGTGCCCACGGCGCCCGCGCGGAGCCGCAG TGCCAAGAGGAGGAAGATGGCTGACAAAATCCTCCCTCAAAGG ATTCGGGAGCTGGTCCCAGAGTCCCAGGCATACATGGACCTCCTAGCATTTGAGAGGAAACTGGATCAGACCATCATGCGGAAGCGGGTGGACATCCAGGAGGCTCTGAAGAGGCCAATGAAG CAAAAGCGGAAGCTGCGTCTTTATATCTCCAATACTTTTAACCCCGCGAAACCTGATGCTGAGGATTCAGACGGCAGCATTGCTTCCTGGGAGCTGCGGGTGGAGGGGAAGCTCCTGGATGACGTACGTCCTGGCCCAGGTCTCTCCAGGTGTCCTGGG CCCAGCAAGCAGAAGCGGAAGTTCTCTTCCTTCTTCAAGAGTTTGGTCATTGAGCTGGACAAAGACCTCTATGGTCCTGACAACCACCTAGTTGAG TGGCACCGGACACCCACCACCCAGGAGACAGATGGGTTCCAGGTGAAGCGGCCGGGGGACCTGAGCGTGCGCTGCACCCTGCTCCTCATGCTGGACTACCAG CCTCCCCAGTTCAAGTTGGACCCCCGCCTGGCCCGGCTGCTGGGACTGCACACACAGAGCCGTTCAGCCATCGTCCAGGCCCTGTGGCAGTATGTGAAGACCAACAGGCTGCAGGACTCCCACGACAAGGAATACATCAATGGAGACAAGTATTTCCAGCAG ATTTTTGATTGTCCCCGACTGAAGTTTTCTGAGATTCCCCAGCGCCTCACAGCTCTGCTGTTGCCTCCTGACCCAATTGTCATCAACCATGTCATCAG TGTGGACCCATCAGACCAGAAGAAGACGGCATGCTATGACATTGATGTGGAGGTGGAGGAGCCACTGAAGGGGCAGATGAGCAGCTTCCTCCTGTCCACGGCCAATCAGCAGGAAATCAGTGCTCTGGACAGTAAG ATCCATGAGACAATTGAGTCCATAAACCAGCTCAAGATCCAGAGGGACTTCATGCTAAGCTTCTCCAGGGACCCCAAAGGCTATGTCCAAGACCTGCTCCGCTCCCAGAGCCGGGACCTCAAG GTGATGACAGATGTAACAGGCAACCCTGAAGAGGAACGCCGGGCTGAGTTCTACCATCAGCCCTGGTCCCAGGAAGCAGTCAGCCGCTACTTCTACTGCAAGGTAGGGCAGACTCTCGTACCCCAGACTCGCTCTCTCCTCCACTACAGGAGAAACTGCCCTCCTCAGATTTGCCAGTTGCCCTTGCCCACTCTGCATGGTGACTTTCCCACCACACCCCCCTCCACCAGGGAGGAGCTCTCCCGAGGCAAGGGGTAG
- the SMARCD3 gene encoding SWI/SNF-related matrix-associated actin-dependent regulator of chromatin subfamily D member 3 isoform X4, with protein sequence MPSGARMPHQGAPMGPPGSPYMGSPAVRPGLAPAGMEPARKRAAPPPGQSQAQSQGQPVPTAPARSRSAKRRKMADKILPQRIRELVPESQAYMDLLAFERKLDQTIMRKRVDIQEALKRPMKQKRKLRLYISNTFNPAKPDAEDSDGSIASWELRVEGKLLDDVRPGPGLSRCPGPSKQKRKFSSFFKSLVIELDKDLYGPDNHLVEWHRTPTTQETDGFQVKRPGDLSVRCTLLLMLDYQPPQFKLDPRLARLLGLHTQSRSAIVQALWQYVKTNRLQDSHDKEYINGDKYFQQIFDCPRLKFSEIPQRLTALLLPPDPIVINHVISVDPSDQKKTACYDIDVEVEEPLKGQMSSFLLSTANQQEISALDSKIHETIESINQLKIQRDFMLSFSRDPKGYVQDLLRSQSRDLKVMTDVTGNPEEERRAEFYHQPWSQEAVSRYFYCKVGQTLVPQTRSLLHYRRNCPPQICQLPLPTLHGDFPTTPPSTREELSRGKG encoded by the exons ATGCCGTCCGGAGCCCGGATGCCCCACCAGGGGGCGCCCATGGGCCCCCCGGGCTCCCCGTACATGGGCAGCCCCGCCGTGCGCCCCGGCCTGGCCCCCGCGGGCATGGAGCCCGCCCGCAAGCGAGCAGCGCCCCCGCCCGGGCAGAGCCAGGCGCAAAGCCAGGGCCAGCCTGTGCCCACGGCGCCCGCGCGGAGCCGCAG TGCCAAGAGGAGGAAGATGGCTGACAAAATCCTCCCTCAAAGG ATTCGGGAGCTGGTCCCAGAGTCCCAGGCATACATGGACCTCCTAGCATTTGAGAGGAAACTGGATCAGACCATCATGCGGAAGCGGGTGGACATCCAGGAGGCTCTGAAGAGGCCAATGAAG CAAAAGCGGAAGCTGCGTCTTTATATCTCCAATACTTTTAACCCCGCGAAACCTGATGCTGAGGATTCAGACGGCAGCATTGCTTCCTGGGAGCTGCGGGTGGAGGGGAAGCTCCTGGATGACGTACGTCCTGGCCCAGGTCTCTCCAGGTGTCCTGGG CCCAGCAAGCAGAAGCGGAAGTTCTCTTCCTTCTTCAAGAGTTTGGTCATTGAGCTGGACAAAGACCTCTATGGTCCTGACAACCACCTAGTTGAG TGGCACCGGACACCCACCACCCAGGAGACAGATGGGTTCCAGGTGAAGCGGCCGGGGGACCTGAGCGTGCGCTGCACCCTGCTCCTCATGCTGGACTACCAG CCTCCCCAGTTCAAGTTGGACCCCCGCCTGGCCCGGCTGCTGGGACTGCACACACAGAGCCGTTCAGCCATCGTCCAGGCCCTGTGGCAGTATGTGAAGACCAACAGGCTGCAGGACTCCCACGACAAGGAATACATCAATGGAGACAAGTATTTCCAGCAG ATTTTTGATTGTCCCCGACTGAAGTTTTCTGAGATTCCCCAGCGCCTCACAGCTCTGCTGTTGCCTCCTGACCCAATTGTCATCAACCATGTCATCAG TGTGGACCCATCAGACCAGAAGAAGACGGCATGCTATGACATTGATGTGGAGGTGGAGGAGCCACTGAAGGGGCAGATGAGCAGCTTCCTCCTGTCCACGGCCAATCAGCAGGAAATCAGTGCTCTGGACAGTAAG ATCCATGAGACAATTGAGTCCATAAACCAGCTCAAGATCCAGAGGGACTTCATGCTAAGCTTCTCCAGGGACCCCAAAGGCTATGTCCAAGACCTGCTCCGCTCCCAGAGCCGGGACCTCAAG GTGATGACAGATGTAACAGGCAACCCTGAAGAGGAACGCCGGGCTGAGTTCTACCATCAGCCCTGGTCCCAGGAAGCAGTCAGCCGCTACTTCTACTGCAAGGTAGGGCAGACTCTCGTACCCCAGACTCGCTCTCTCCTCCACTACAGGAGAAACTGCCCTCCTCAGATTTGCCAGTTGCCCTTGCCCACTCTGCATGGTGACTTTCCCACCACACCCCCCTCCACCAGGGAGGAGCTCTCCCGAGGCAAGGGGTAG
- the SMARCD3 gene encoding SWI/SNF-related matrix-associated actin-dependent regulator of chromatin subfamily D member 3 isoform X3, with product MTPGLQHPPAVVQRPGMPSGARMPHQGAPMGPPGSPYMGSPAVRPGLAPAGMEPARKRAAPPPGQSQAQSQGQPVPTAPARSRSAKRRKMADKILPQRIRELVPESQAYMDLLAFERKLDQTIMRKRVDIQEALKRPMKQKRKLRLYISNTFNPAKPDAEDSDGSIASWELRVEGKLLDDVRPGPGLSRCPGPSKQKRKFSSFFKSLVIELDKDLYGPDNHLVEWHRTPTTQETDGFQVKRPGDLSVRCTLLLMLDYQPPQFKLDPRLARLLGLHTQSRSAIVQALWQYVKTNRLQDSHDKEYINGDKYFQQIFDCPRLKFSEIPQRLTALLLPPDPIVINHVISVDPSDQKKTACYDIDVEVEEPLKGQMSSFLLSTANQQEISALDSKIHETIESINQLKIQRDFMLSFSRDPKGYVQDLLRSQSRDLKVMTDVTGNPEEERRAEFYHQPWSQEAVSRYFYCKVGQTLVPQTRSLLHYRRNCPPQICQLPLPTLHGDFPTTPPSTREELSRGKG from the exons CGCCCCGGGATGCCGTCCGGAGCCCGGATGCCCCACCAGGGGGCGCCCATGGGCCCCCCGGGCTCCCCGTACATGGGCAGCCCCGCCGTGCGCCCCGGCCTGGCCCCCGCGGGCATGGAGCCCGCCCGCAAGCGAGCAGCGCCCCCGCCCGGGCAGAGCCAGGCGCAAAGCCAGGGCCAGCCTGTGCCCACGGCGCCCGCGCGGAGCCGCAG TGCCAAGAGGAGGAAGATGGCTGACAAAATCCTCCCTCAAAGG ATTCGGGAGCTGGTCCCAGAGTCCCAGGCATACATGGACCTCCTAGCATTTGAGAGGAAACTGGATCAGACCATCATGCGGAAGCGGGTGGACATCCAGGAGGCTCTGAAGAGGCCAATGAAG CAAAAGCGGAAGCTGCGTCTTTATATCTCCAATACTTTTAACCCCGCGAAACCTGATGCTGAGGATTCAGACGGCAGCATTGCTTCCTGGGAGCTGCGGGTGGAGGGGAAGCTCCTGGATGACGTACGTCCTGGCCCAGGTCTCTCCAGGTGTCCTGGG CCCAGCAAGCAGAAGCGGAAGTTCTCTTCCTTCTTCAAGAGTTTGGTCATTGAGCTGGACAAAGACCTCTATGGTCCTGACAACCACCTAGTTGAG TGGCACCGGACACCCACCACCCAGGAGACAGATGGGTTCCAGGTGAAGCGGCCGGGGGACCTGAGCGTGCGCTGCACCCTGCTCCTCATGCTGGACTACCAG CCTCCCCAGTTCAAGTTGGACCCCCGCCTGGCCCGGCTGCTGGGACTGCACACACAGAGCCGTTCAGCCATCGTCCAGGCCCTGTGGCAGTATGTGAAGACCAACAGGCTGCAGGACTCCCACGACAAGGAATACATCAATGGAGACAAGTATTTCCAGCAG ATTTTTGATTGTCCCCGACTGAAGTTTTCTGAGATTCCCCAGCGCCTCACAGCTCTGCTGTTGCCTCCTGACCCAATTGTCATCAACCATGTCATCAG TGTGGACCCATCAGACCAGAAGAAGACGGCATGCTATGACATTGATGTGGAGGTGGAGGAGCCACTGAAGGGGCAGATGAGCAGCTTCCTCCTGTCCACGGCCAATCAGCAGGAAATCAGTGCTCTGGACAGTAAG ATCCATGAGACAATTGAGTCCATAAACCAGCTCAAGATCCAGAGGGACTTCATGCTAAGCTTCTCCAGGGACCCCAAAGGCTATGTCCAAGACCTGCTCCGCTCCCAGAGCCGGGACCTCAAG GTGATGACAGATGTAACAGGCAACCCTGAAGAGGAACGCCGGGCTGAGTTCTACCATCAGCCCTGGTCCCAGGAAGCAGTCAGCCGCTACTTCTACTGCAAGGTAGGGCAGACTCTCGTACCCCAGACTCGCTCTCTCCTCCACTACAGGAGAAACTGCCCTCCTCAGATTTGCCAGTTGCCCTTGCCCACTCTGCATGGTGACTTTCCCACCACACCCCCCTCCACCAGGGAGGAGCTCTCCCGAGGCAAGGGGTAG